The following DNA comes from Hordeum vulgare subsp. vulgare chromosome 3H, MorexV3_pseudomolecules_assembly, whole genome shotgun sequence.
AGCCGCGTGGGCGAGGCCTGCACATCCATAACGTCAGCCAAACACGTGGCGACGACCGATGCCGGGGAGAGGGATGTTCTCTCTCCAAGGCACACTCATCAGGCACTGAACAAGGCAGCGTTAGACAACAGCATCTCACCACATATCACAATTATATTTCGACGAGAAAACAGCCAACTGTGGATTTCTGAGATAAGAGCCAACTCAGATCATTTCCTCGAACACAAATGCCTCATCATATTTGATATTACCACCCCAGGTTTAATATCATCAATACAAGATTTGTTTTAGCTATATGTTCCTTGTCCGCAAATTTCTTCAGTATCGATTTACTTGTAATTAAAATTTATTAATTGCTGACGAAAGATAAATGGATGTGTTCAACAAAAAAAGAAAGATAAATGGGTAATCTTAGAATTCAGATCATAGATGCCACCGTGTATATCAAGATTAAAAAAAAAAGCAGCAGAGTCTGTAGATTACTGAGACAACATCAAATTCAGATGTCAAGCTCTTACATAAACCGAATGAAAATTTGGTCACAAGCACTCCACAACCGTTGTTACTGGTCACTCAAGTCTCACTTTTGCAGATCAGCAGGTGACACAACCCCATACATCAGAATGTAGCTCAGAGACACGCACAAGGAAGGACTAGCCATGGTTTGGGTGGGTCAGTTGCAAGGTGCTCAAAGACTAGCAAAATCTACTGCCTACGGAGGGGAACAAGCTATTCTGCACTACACAGCCCTTGGTTTCTACAGCAAGGGCTGCATCAACCGCCTAAAAAAGTTACCGCAGATCGTCTGAAGTGCACCTTCTGGCCAATAAGACCAAATTCTGCTGTTAACATGTCACCAGCTGATGTAAATGTGCATAAGGCATTTTACTTTGCTGTGCTTATGTGTTTCTTGATCATGTTCAAGGTCTCCATAACCTGTGAAAGCAACACTACAATTAATACCCGACAGGAAAATAAGAACCAAAATTTGTAAGTGTGCAAGAAAATCATGCTGTCCTGATGTATGTCAGCAATTCCTAGCACACTAGCCTGATATGGAGCAGTACGCAATCCTAGACATGCCCTCAAACTTGCATGCAAAGAGCAAATCCATTAATGAAGAAACAAACCAGTAAAATCTGATTGGAATTTCTGTTAACGTCTATGTTACATCAAAATTTTCTTTCTAGCAAATCATCTTGGTCAACATCAAAGAGAGATGGACTATGGACTATCGAGACTTACTCCAGTATAGTGTTGCAAAACTGGAGAATAGTGGTCGAGCGCAATATAGATTTTTGCAAGAAGATCCGTTAAGGCCTCAACCTCATCACCAAGTAAATCCACCTGCAGAAAATTTCAGAAATCACAGCTCATTACATCACTCGCCTCCCACTTTAGGGCATTATCAAGGTTATAGGCTTGTTTCATTTTGTAGGCAAAGCAATATAAATGGAGCAGAAGAAATAAAGTATTGTTAGTCGTTAGGATCTGAAATTTTGTTTACCTCGAGCTCAGCCTTTTGAAGATTAGAGCCTCTTGTCTCAGATATCTCCTTGTATCGCAATGCCTTCCTTCTCAAAAGATTGCCTTCTTTCATGAGGTGTTTACATTGGTCTTTCAGTAAACAGAACCTGTGAAAGAAAAGAACACCATCCTTATTCACCGAAATACAACATGGAATAGTCATAAGTACTattaactactccctctgttcctaaatataagtctttttagagatttcactacggactacatacggagcagaatctctaaaaaaacttatatttaggaacagagggagtatgaaGGTAATCATATGGCAAGATTGTTTAAGATATTAAGATAAAAACTAATTATCATCAAATAATCTAGTtttcacaaaaataaataaataccccCAGTACTGAATGCAATGCAAATACAAGCACCTTGATTCACTGTGCTGAACTTTGTTTGCAATGATAGCTTGTTGATCTGTAACAAGATTCTCAAACTCTCTCATGGATTCAACAAGACTTGTCATGTGTTCTTTGAACTCCTTTTCTTTATAAATGGTTGATGTGAATATTTTCTCCTTCTCTTCGATGACTTTACATAAATAATGATTTTGTTTCTCCACCTCCTTCAGAGAGTCTGTAGCATTTCTAAATCTGTCATGGAactcgctcatattgatctcattTTGACGTACATGCTGCAGAGCTTGCTCCACTCTGCCGACAATCATATCAAACTCCTTGTTCTTTTCAGATATACAGGAGTCTTGCTTTTCCACTTTGACTttaagtaaatcaagttgatgggATAATAAATCCATATGACCCTTCATTGCTCCCAATTCAATCTGACACTCCTCTTTTTCTCTCACTACTTTACTGAAAGAGTCAACAGCTCGCTTCAGATTCTCAATCTCCTGCTTTTGTATAGTCGATGCCGCTTCAGAGCAGCTCTTTTCCTCATTGTACTTCAACAATGTAGAGTTGAGGTTTAACACTGCTTCTGCTACAGCTTCATTCTGAATAACTGAGCAAATGTCTTGCTTCATGTTATGCTCCATCTCATTACCATGCAACCGTATTTCTATTTCGTTAACGAACTCTCTTAGTACAATCATCTCTATCTCTTCTCTAATCATGGTTGCCATCCTGGCTTCTTCAATATCAGACTCTAACATTCCAATTTTCTTTGCATGATCTGCCTCTATGGATGCAATGTGTGATGCCTGTGTAGGAAAAGCACACACTTCTACTTGATTATTAGTGGCAGCACCTTGTATTTGCTGGATTTCAGAATCTAAAACatttttcttgtcttgttggcCAGCAAATGTTTCTGCCTTGACGCCAGAAGTGGTTCTCTTATTATTCTCCATGAGAAGGCCATCCAATCTTGTCATAACTTCCCCAATTTTCTTTCTAATCTGCTCGAATTCTTTGTTATTCCGTAAATGCCATGGGTTGGATCCTTCTTTGTTTAGCAGGTTTCGCTTGAGTGCAAATATCTCTTCTGTCTTCATTTCCACGACTTTATCATGCATCCTTTTCATAGTATTCATCTCTTTATTAAAATGGGCTATCAAAGCATCCCTATCCAAGTGCTTCAAACATGACGCATCAGCGAAAGCCGCATCAGGAGAGGCTCCAGCACTTTCAACCTTTGCAGAACCATTTCTGGAGGAATGTTCATTGTCTCTAAGTTTACTCACATCATCTGCACCATCAAAGTTATACTGGGACCCCGAAAGACCCCACTCAGAATTCAAGAGTGACTTGGAAATGGCATGAAGCTGTTGGCGGATACTATAAACTTCATCATATTTTCTATCCCGACCCCCAGACAAACTTAGGCTGCCATTTCCAAGCTGCATCAGCTTTTGATTCAGCAACCTTATCTCTTCATCCTTGGAAGCAAGCTGCTGACCTATTTCTTGTTCGGCATCTTTTACAAACCCTTTGATGACAGAGTACGTCACGAATGTTGAGATATCAACCATGGTATTTACATCATCCCACAAGGAGTCCATCTCATCCACGATGATTAACTCATTTCCTTCCGAAGAAGTTTCATCCTGAACAGTGGCGCTTCCATTGGTATCACTTACTGGCACATCCAAGCTCTCTTCACCGTGAACACTGGCACTTCCGTTGGTGTCCCTGAGTGGCACACTCAAGCTCTGTTCAGCTTGAACAGTGGCACTTCCATTGGTGCCACTGATTGGCACATCCAAGATCTCTGCCATGTTTGCTAGGTTGGAATTTGGAGGCACGCCACTGCAGAAATGGAAAGACACAAAATAAGGATATTGCAGCAACTGACTGCAGCTGTAATTAGAACAGAGTTCACTTTAACAACAGAATGATTTCTAAGCAAAGACCTAGCTTTATCAATCAACCAACCAGCAAGGCTTACAAATTTCTGGAACCAATCAGTCATAATGCACGGTTACCTATTTCTTATATAGAGACAAAAAACAAATAGAGGAGGATAATGACAGAAGCAACAGTATAGTCCAAATACTCTACATGCTACACCTGACTACATGCTAACCAAGAAAGGGACATGGATTAAGATCCAAAGGAGAGCGGAGATAAATTAATCCTAATAAGTCAAACATGGTAATAGAACGAGAAACGACTGAAACAACTGTACTAATCAAGACCTAACCACCAACCACCGAGATTAATCAGCTCGGGGACTAGACGAACTCGGAAGGAATCTACCAGCCTATACTCGAATCATGGGGAAAATATGGAAACGAGACCGAAAAAGTCTCAGCGAGAAGAGCTACGCACCACCAAGGACAGAAACTAACAAGGAAACAGATGAAGAAAATGGCAAGAAATCTAGAGAACACGGCCAGAAGGCAACTACTGCGACAATCCCCGCAAGAGATATAACAACTAATGCGACAATCAGCTGATGATTTTCGCAATCGTACAGGGAATCATACCTTTCCTGCCGCGGTGCCGCCGCCGTTGTGGGTGCGGGGAAAAGCGGCCGCCTTTCCTCCccttttccgccgccgccgctgaagTGGTGCGCTCCCCGTGTGCTGTCGACTCTAGTGGGAAGCGACTACACAACTGCTACTTCTCGGTTCGGCCCATAGCCTAAGCCCTAGTAGCCCATTTCGTTATAAGCCCAACCCATAGCACATTACCGCATCCACTAATTCCGTCACGTCTATGGCCTAATTTTCTTTTCAAACAATGAAATATGGAGATGATGAGGTGTTAGAGCATGTGGTATCGAAAACCCCGAACCTTTTTTAGGGTTTGAGTGAAGCCGCGGCGCATGGGCGGTCGGGAGATCATCGCGGTGCTAAGGGACTCTCCTCCGGCAAAACCTGTTGGTCTTGGCTGGCCTCCTCCGTAGCGATGGCACGACTTGACCGAGGTGCAGATAGAAGGGTGGATACGCATGAGGAGTTAGGACGGAGCCATGTGAGGGATACGTTTGAGATGCTGCAAAACCTCAACCTCACGAAGGTGGAGCAGATGATAGCCATGATGGATGATCTTGACGATTCTGATGAAGCAGAAAAGTTCTCCATTGCGCGGAAGGTGATGTCGATCGCTGACTTCCATATCCAGACGATCAGCAATGCACTACGGCCTGCATGTGGAAATCCGTAGGCACTAACCTTCAAGGCCCAAGGGGAAAATATCTTTGTGGCAAGCACGAACTTGAAATCAGATGTAGATCGTATATGGGATAGCTCGTCATGAATGACTCGGAAACATGTTCTGGTTCTGGGTACTTTCCATTGGAGTATGAGGCCACATGAGGTAAAATTTGACAAGCTTCCGATCTGGATCCGTTTTCATGATCTTCCTTTTAACTAGTTGAACCATGAGAGAGCAACAACGTGGTGGCACAGGTCGGCGACTTCGTCAAACTTGATTTATCTCGTACTAACAACGGTTGGGGGGCAGAGTATAAGGGCAAAGGTGTGGATTAATGCGTATGAACCAATATGCAGGGTAGTCCAGCTTAACTCTTTgcgaaggaaaatgatagataaGTATAGTATCCTGTATGAGCGGCTACCCTACTTTTGTTTTGCGTGTGGCAAGTTGGGATATAAGATTCTCACTGCCTA
Coding sequences within:
- the LOC123443321 gene encoding WPP domain-associated protein-like isoform X1 is translated as MAEILDVPISGTNGSATVQAEQSLSVPLRDTNGSASVHGEESLDVPVSDTNGSATVQDETSSEGNELIIVDEMDSLWDDVNTMVDISTFVTYSVIKGFVKDAEQEIGQQLASKDEEIRLLNQKLMQLGNGSLSLSGGRDRKYDEVYSIRQQLHAISKSLLNSEWGLSGSQYNFDGADDVSKLRDNEHSSRNGSAKVESAGASPDAAFADASCLKHLDRDALIAHFNKEMNTMKRMHDKVVEMKTEEIFALKRNLLNKEGSNPWHLRNNKEFEQIRKKIGEVMTRLDGLLMENNKRTTSGVKAETFAGQQDKKNVLDSEIQQIQGAATNNQVEVCAFPTQASHIASIEADHAKKIGMLESDIEEARMATMIREEIEMIVLREFVNEIEIRLHGNEMEHNMKQDICSVIQNEAVAEAVLNLNSTLLKYNEEKSCSEAASTIQKQEIENLKRAVDSFSKVVREKEECQIELGAMKGHMDLLSHQLDLLKVKVEKQDSCISEKNKEFDMIVGRVEQALQHVRQNEINMSEFHDRFRNATDSLKEVEKQNHYLCKVIEEKEKIFTSTIYKEKEFKEHMTSLVESMREFENLVTDQQAIIANKVQHSESRFCLLKDQCKHLMKEGNLLRRKALRYKEISETRGSNLQKAELEVDLLGDEVEALTDLLAKIYIALDHYSPVLQHYTGFEGMSRIAYCSISGYGDLEHDQETHKHSKVKCLMHIYISW
- the LOC123443321 gene encoding WPP domain-associated protein-like isoform X2, with the translated sequence MAEILDVPISGTNGSATVQAEQSLSVPLRDTNGSASVHGEESLDVPVSDTNGSATVQDETSSEGNELIIVDEMDSLWDDVNTMVDISTFVTYSVIKGFVKDAEQEIGQQLASKDEEIRLLNQKLMQLGNGSLSLSGGRDRKYDEVYSIRQQLHAISKSLLNSEWGLSGSQYNFDGADDVSKLRDNEHSSRNGSAKVESAGASPDAAFADASCLKHLDRDALIAHFNKEMNTMKRMHDKVVEMKTEEIFALKRNLLNKEGSNPWHLRNNKEFEQIRKKIGEVMTRLDGLLMENNKRTTSGVKAETFAGQQDKKNVLDSEIQQIQGAATNNQVEVCAFPTQASHIASIEADHAKKIGMLESDIEEARMATMIREEIEMIVLREFVNEIEIRLHGNEMEHNMKQDICSVIQNEAVAEAVLNLNSTLLKYNEEKSCSEAASTIQKQEIENLKRAVDSFSKVVREKEECQIELGAMKGHMDLLSHQLDLLKVKVEKQDSCISEKNKEFDMIVGRVEQALQHVRQNEINMSEFHDRFRNATDSLKEVEKQNHYLCKVIEEKEKIFTSTIYKEKEFKEHMTSLVESMREFENLVTDQQAIIANKVQHSESRFCLLKDQCKHLMKEGNLLRRKALRYKEISETRGSNLQKAELEVDLLGDEVEALTDLLAKIYIALDHYSPVLQHYTGVMETLNMIKKHISTAK